The genomic segment GCTAATAGCCTCGAAGTTCTGTTAGCTGGTGGTCAGAAAGTAAAAGCTACTCTAGTTGGCACGGATGCTTATACTGACCTTGCCGTACTTAAAATTGATGATAATGACGTTAAAGAGGTAGCTACTTTCGCAGATTCTAGTAACTTAACAATTGGAGAACCTGCCATTGCAGTCGGCTCTCCTCTCGGTTCTGAGTTTGCTAATACCGCAACTGAAGGAATTGTTTCAGCCATTAATCGTCAAGTTTCAATGCAAAATGATGAAGGACAAAATGTCAATGTCAATGCAATTCAAACTGATGCCGCCATCAATCCGGGAAATTCTGGAGGAGCGTTAATTAATATTGAAGGGCAAGTCATTGGTATTACACAGTCAAAACTGACTACTACCCAAGATGGCTCAACAAGCGTTGAAGGAATGGGATTTGCCATTCCATCTAATGATGTGGTTAATATTATTGCTAAACTTGAAAAAGACGGTAAAGTTATTCGTCCTGCATTAGGTATTACAATGGTTGATTTGTCACAATTTTCAACTGACGATCTCAACCAGCTCAAACTTCCTGATAGTGTAACTGGTGGTGTGGTTGTCCATACTGTTCAATCAGGTATGCCTGCTAGCACTGCGGGTCTAAAAG from the Lactococcus allomyrinae genome contains:
- a CDS encoding S1C family serine protease, producing the protein MSKGNFGKMLLTGVVGGAIALGGSAIYQNTTNNNATSTSGSSVPVKTVKVDVNTDTTAAIKKVSNAVVSVLNYQNQSSSDDVFNSIFGQNSGNSQSSATSSLASEGSGVIYKKEDGKAYIVTNNHVVEGANSLEVLLAGGQKVKATLVGTDAYTDLAVLKIDDNDVKEVATFADSSNLTIGEPAIAVGSPLGSEFANTATEGIVSAINRQVSMQNDEGQNVNVNAIQTDAAINPGNSGGALINIEGQVIGITQSKLTTTQDGSTSVEGMGFAIPSNDVVNIIAKLEKDGKVIRPALGITMVDLSQFSTDDLNQLKLPDSVTGGVVVHTVQSGMPASTAGLKAGDVITKIGDTTITSSTDLQSALYKYNIGDTVAITYYRDGKSHTANVKLNKSTSDLQQSSSSSQNP